Proteins encoded within one genomic window of Acidobacteriota bacterium:
- the rho gene encoding transcription termination factor Rho → MDIRALKEMSISELTEVAKELGVEGAAGMRKQELIFKILQAQTEKSGLIFAEGVLECLPDGFGFLRAPEYNYLPGPDDIYVSPSQIRRFDLRTGDTVSGQVRQPKEGERYFALIKVEAVNFEHPEVSRNKIFFDNLTPLYPLDRLKLEVSGDMSSRVMDLTTPMGKGQRALIVAPPRTGKTMLLQSLAHSVAKNHPEVVLIVLLIDERPEEVTDMQRSVQGEVVSSTFDEPATRHVQVAEMVIEKAKRLVEHKKDVVILLDSITRLARAYNTVQPPSGKVLSGGIDANALHRPKRFFGA, encoded by the coding sequence CTGGACATCCGGGCCCTCAAGGAGATGAGTATCTCTGAGCTCACCGAGGTCGCCAAGGAGCTGGGGGTAGAAGGCGCCGCCGGGATGCGCAAGCAGGAGCTGATCTTCAAGATTCTCCAGGCGCAGACCGAAAAGAGCGGGCTGATCTTCGCCGAGGGGGTGTTGGAGTGTCTGCCGGACGGCTTCGGCTTCCTCCGCGCGCCGGAGTACAACTACCTGCCGGGCCCGGACGACATCTACGTCAGCCCGAGCCAGATTCGGCGCTTCGACCTGCGCACCGGTGACACGGTCTCCGGCCAGGTACGCCAGCCGAAGGAGGGGGAGCGCTACTTCGCCCTGATCAAGGTCGAGGCGGTGAATTTCGAGCACCCCGAGGTGTCGCGCAACAAGATCTTCTTCGACAACCTCACTCCCCTCTATCCCCTGGATCGCCTCAAGCTCGAGGTCTCCGGCGACATGTCCTCCCGGGTGATGGATCTCACCACCCCCATGGGCAAGGGCCAGCGCGCTCTCATCGTGGCGCCGCCGCGTACCGGTAAGACCATGCTGCTCCAATCCCTGGCCCACTCGGTGGCCAAGAACCACCCGGAGGTGGTGCTCATCGTGCTGCTCATCGACGAGCGCCCCGAGGAGGTCACGGACATGCAGCGCTCGGTGCAGGGCGAGGTGGTTTCCTCCACCTTCGACGAGCCCGCCACTCGCCACGTGCAGGTCGCCGAGATGGTGATCGAGAAGGCCAAGCGGCTAGTGGAGCACAAGAAGGACGTGGTCATCCTCCTCGACTCCATCACCCGACTGGCCCGCGCTTACAACACCGTTCAGCCGCCTTCCGGCAAGGTGCTCTCCGGCGGTATCGACGCCAACGCCCTGCACCGTCCCAAGCGCTTCTTCGGCGCC
- the yihA gene encoding ribosome biogenesis GTP-binding protein YihA/YsxC yields the protein MKVNSAEFVRSAPSDRELLRDDRPQVAFVGRSNVGKSSLLNRLLGRKGLARTSSTPGRTRMVNYFLVNDRFYFVDLPGYGYAKAGMKDRQAWAVLVDDYCRDAFPGALVVLLVDAKVGATTLDQEAWRYLRGYDADIVVAATKTDRLSRNRRQASMNGIRRALQAGEEIPVIPVSARSGDGMKELWGVIDTHLRSQKERTA from the coding sequence TTGAAAGTAAATTCCGCGGAGTTTGTCCGCTCGGCTCCGTCAGACCGCGAGCTTCTACGCGACGACCGCCCTCAGGTGGCCTTCGTGGGACGCTCCAACGTCGGCAAGTCGAGCCTGCTCAACCGTTTGCTCGGACGCAAGGGGTTGGCGCGGACCAGCTCCACTCCCGGCCGGACCCGGATGGTCAATTACTTCCTGGTCAACGACCGGTTCTATTTCGTAGATCTGCCCGGCTATGGTTATGCCAAAGCCGGCATGAAGGATCGCCAGGCGTGGGCGGTGTTGGTCGATGACTACTGCCGTGACGCGTTTCCCGGTGCTCTGGTCGTGTTGCTCGTCGATGCAAAGGTGGGCGCCACGACTCTGGATCAGGAAGCCTGGCGTTATTTGCGCGGCTACGACGCCGATATCGTCGTCGCCGCGACCAAAACCGACCGTCTCTCCCGCAACCGCCGTCAGGCTTCCATGAACGGAATCCGGCGAGCTCTTCAGGCGGGGGAGGAGATTCCAGTCATTCCGGTTTCGGCACGTTCCGGCGATGGCATGAAAGAGCTTTGGGGAGTCATCGACACCCATCTGCGGTCACAGAAGGAACGGACGGCGTAA